In Verrucomicrobiota bacterium, the following are encoded in one genomic region:
- a CDS encoding TolC family protein, producing MKTLLILSTILALAAQLDAATNTPAVTNPPPAWLTRPLSLGECINLALQQNSAVLKSRHDIEAAYGLSVQARAITRPRLTLTGNYTLTDRGAIEDFGFPGAPRTSDQTWTLGLQVSRSIYEGGRIQQAGRIADLTREQALFAHQSVVQDTVLAVRVAYDDALLAAQQIIVQDASVKLLQKELEDTTRRFEAGTVPRFNVLRAEVELANARPRVIKARHALRIARDNLVHALGYSLPPAVSEDIPLQLSGRLEATPLDMDLPGAVARAFEGRTELIALRKAEELRREGILTAEAARKPSAQLFAGGTSHNRRFSNNPTRDTSGWNVGAQMTWNIFDGRLTDGRVREAAALHRKAGEELNDFARRIELEVRTAWSNFIEAREVIESQKKVQEQAEEALRLANARAEAGTGTQLDVLNAQTALTEARNTQIQALHAYSVARSRLERAVGVKVEVQSDVKR from the coding sequence CTCAGCACGATTCTCGCGCTCGCGGCGCAACTCGACGCCGCGACGAACACGCCCGCCGTCACAAATCCGCCGCCGGCGTGGCTTACCCGGCCGCTCTCGCTCGGCGAGTGCATCAACCTCGCGCTCCAACAGAATAGCGCGGTGCTCAAGAGCCGCCACGACATCGAAGCGGCCTACGGCCTGAGCGTGCAGGCCCGCGCCATCACGCGGCCGCGATTGACGCTGACCGGCAACTACACGCTCACCGACCGTGGCGCGATCGAGGACTTCGGTTTCCCGGGCGCGCCCCGGACGAGCGATCAAACGTGGACGCTCGGTCTGCAAGTTTCTCGATCCATCTACGAGGGCGGGCGCATCCAGCAAGCCGGGCGCATCGCGGACCTCACGCGCGAGCAGGCGCTCTTCGCCCATCAGTCGGTCGTGCAGGACACCGTGCTCGCGGTGCGGGTCGCGTATGACGACGCGCTTCTCGCCGCGCAGCAAATCATCGTGCAGGACGCGAGCGTGAAGCTGCTGCAGAAGGAACTCGAAGACACCACGCGCCGGTTCGAGGCGGGGACCGTGCCGCGCTTCAACGTGCTGCGGGCGGAAGTCGAGCTCGCCAACGCGCGCCCGCGAGTCATCAAGGCCCGCCACGCGCTGCGCATCGCCCGCGACAACCTCGTCCACGCGCTCGGCTACAGCCTGCCGCCGGCCGTGAGCGAGGACATCCCGCTGCAACTCAGCGGCCGTCTCGAAGCCACCCCGCTCGACATGGATTTGCCGGGCGCAGTCGCGCGCGCGTTCGAGGGGCGCACGGAGCTCATCGCGCTTCGCAAGGCCGAGGAGTTGCGGCGCGAGGGAATCCTCACCGCCGAAGCCGCGCGCAAACCGAGCGCGCAGCTTTTTGCGGGCGGCACATCTCACAACCGGCGCTTCAGCAACAACCCGACCCGCGACACCTCTGGCTGGAACGTTGGCGCGCAGATGACCTGGAACATTTTCGACGGCCGTCTCACCGACGGCAGGGTGCGGGAGGCCGCCGCGCTGCACCGCAAGGCGGGCGAGGAACTGAACGACTTCGCGCGACGCATCGAACTCGAGGTCCGCACCGCGTGGTCCAACTTCATCGAGGCGAGGGAAGTGATCGAGTCCCAGAAGAAAGTGCAGGAACAAGCCGAGGAGGCGCTGCGGCTCGCGAACGCCCGCGCCGAGGCCGGCACCGGCACGCAACTCGACGTGCTCAACGCGCAGACCGCACTCACGGAAGCCCGGAACACGCAGATCCAGGCGCTGCACGCATATTCCGTCGCCCGCAGCCGGTTGGAGCGCGCCGTCGGCGTGAAGGTCGAAGTGCAGAGTGACGTGAAGCGATGA